In the Lagenorhynchus albirostris chromosome 16, mLagAlb1.1, whole genome shotgun sequence genome, TATCCagcatgaacaagtgggatttatcaaaGGAATACAAGGAGCAttcaatatgtaaaaaataaatcaatgtaatacataTTGACAGAATGAAGGGGGATAAAAACTACATGAtgatctcaattgatgcagaaaaagcatttacaaAAACCCAACATCTTTTcacatataataataacaaacctaagaaactaaaaacagaaggaaaatctATCAACCTGAAATAAAGGGCATCTACGAAAAGCAtacccaatggtgaaaaaataaaagcttttccttgagatcaagaacaagacaaagatgtctgcTATTGCCACTACTACTCAACATTGTATTGAAAGTTATAGCCAgggtaattaggcaagaaaaagaaataaaaggcatccagattggaaagtaagaagtaaaactctATCCACAGATTAcataatcttatatatagaaaatcctaaaatatcCACAGAAAACCCATTAGAGCTAGTAAACAAATTCAGCCAAGTTGCAGGATAGGATACGCGATCAACCAAAAAAGTCGTTTATATATCCAtgcactagcaatgaacaatctgaaagtaaaattaagaaaacaattccatttacagtcattgcaaaaggaataaaataaggataaatttaaccaaggtggTGTAAGACTTTaccctgaaaactacaaaaaatacaaaacatcctgtgctcatggattggaagatttagtATTGTGGAAATGGCAGTACTCTAAAAaccgatctacagattcaatctaATCCATATCAGAATTCCAACTGCCTTTGGCTGATGTGGACAGGCTGATCCTAAAACTCATACGGAATTGCAAGGAACTGttcctcaaatagccaaaacagtcttggaaaagaacaaaaaagttaGGGAACtcatacttaattttaaaacttagcacaaagctatagtaattcaaacagtgtgatactggcataaagacagacatacagaaccATGGGATAGAATTGAGAAGTAAACCTAAACGTTATgctcaattgatttttgacagagTGCCAGGACGGTTCAGTGGGGAAAGAATATTCTCTTCAACTAAGTGCAAGTAATGAAGCTGAATCCccacctcacaccacatacaaacaTTAAcctaaaagagattttaaaaactaaatataagagctaaagctataaaaatcttagaagacAGGATTAAATGATTCATAACCTTGGATGTGGTagtggattcttagatatgacaccaaaacaagaaggaacaaaacaaagataaattggatttcatcaaaactgttgtttcaaaggacactataaagaaaataaaaagacaacccagaatatgagagaaaacatttgtaaatcatatatctgataaaaaccTAGTATCcacaatacataaagaactcttacaactcaacagcaaaaagacaacctagtttttaaaatgggcaaaggatttgaatagaccttcctccaaaaaagacatacaagtggccgacacacacatgaaaagatgctcagcatcactaggCATTAGGTAAATGCAACTTAAAACCACGAGAtaaccacttcacacctactgtGATGCCTATAATCAATAAGATGTGTAGGGGAGgataaggaaaaatggaaaaccttatatatacattgctggtaggaatgtaaactggtacagttgCTATGCAAAAACAGTTTGGTTGTTCTTCAGAAACTTAACATAGAGTTACTatttgactcagcaatttcatCCTTAATTAtagacccaagagaaatgaaaacatatatccacacaaacttatacatgaatgttcatagcattattcataatagccaaaaggtgcaCACAACCCAAATATACACTGatttgatgaatggatgaataaaatgtgatatatccataaaatggaatattattattcagccataaacaggaacgaggtactgatacatgctacaacatggacgaaccttgaaaacattatgctaagcgaaaaaCAGTTAAACACAAAAGGCTTTGTGTCTGACACAATCATACACAaaaatgtatgattccatttatatgaaatgtccagcatagGCAAgtccacagagaaagaaatattagtGGTTTccaagggaggatgggagggggaatgggaagtgactgcttaatggtacagggtttcttttgggggtgatgaaaatttcTGGCATTAGAAGGTGATGATGAGAATTAGAAGGTGGTGATGACTACACATTATGAACCCACTGAATTTGTActgttttaaatggttaaaattttgaattttatctcaacagaaacattttttaaaactttaatgtgCACACAGATTCCCTGGGGATCtcattaaaatgtagattctgattcaggaggtctgggcaGGGCCCCGAATTCTGCATTTTTgataagctcccaggtgacaccCCTGTTGTTCACCTACAGCCACATTTTGAGTAACAAGTTTACTCAAAGGGCCCTTCCACTGTGCCGCCTTAACGATTCTGCATCTCAGGTGCCTCACCTCTTGAACTAACTCCTGCCCTGTCCACCCCTATAAATAAGGAGGGCGGAAGTACAGGTCTGAGCCTGCAGGGGGTGTGAGCCTCAGCGCATGGGAGCAGATGGAGAAGGGGCTGTGGCTGCAGGGGTCACTGTCAGCAGACACAGAGGGGACCAAAGGAGTAGCTTTTATTTTGCACAAAGCTGAGGACGGCAGGCCAGAGCGCACGGCTCTGTTCTCAGAGGAGAGCTGTTGTATCACTGTCAGCTGTTGGGTGGCTCTTGCTCTGGTGCTGAGAGGCGATCTGAAAGAAAGGGGGCGGCCTCGGAGTGAGCAAACAGGGTGCTGAAGgctgcctgccctcccctcccagtCCCCTGGGGACTCCTGTGCCAGGACGCAGGGCTCGAGGGAGCAGGTGGCAGTCCCTCCACTGCCAATGAGAGGGATGCCAGGCTTCCCTGATAGGGTTTGGTGGCGGCAGAGGAGTAGAAGGGAGATGGGTAGGAGCTGTGACGTGTGTAAATGGCCAGGGAAGGAGGCAGCCGCTCTGAGTCAGGGTGGTGCTGAGAGTGGAACTCTTCCAGGTGCCCTTACCCGATGCTGGGCTGCAGCAACCCCGGGCGTGGGGGCAGAGAACACTTGGGGTGAGCCCGGAGGATGCCTCCCACTTCTGTCCCAAGGAGGAGCGGGAGCCTCCCTGGCTTGTCCAGGCTACACCATGGGGGTGGAGCAGCTGTCCCCACCCTGCTGCCCAGCCCTGGAGGCTGTCATCTCTGCTACCTGAGCTGCTCACCGTCTCCTCTGCGAGGTCGGGGATCAGGCTGAAGGGGCCTGGGGGCAGATTCCAGGCCAGCTCCTCCAGCTGAGCCAGCAAGCCTTTCACTTCTGCCTCCAGGTGCTCCACTGTCTTCTCCACCGTCTAAAGCAAGGAGAGAAGTTGGGGGAGGAGTAGAGGACAAGAGTGGTGACAAGTCCCACTTAATCAGCCACATCCTAAGGAGCACCTGGAAGTCCAGTAGGGTGTGGTGGGGGAGAGAACTGGGTGCCAGGGGACCTGGGTCCTCTTGATTGAGGCCCTGCCCTTGCCTGCCTCTCAGCTCCCCAGATAACAAATTCCTAGGAGCTCACTCTCTAAGGCTGCTTGCTCCTGCCTCTGGCACTCGGGTGTTACCCAGTCATTGGTTTGGGGCTTGGAGGGACTCTgggattcttttttccatttcaggGTGTCACCACTGGGAGCTCACATTCCTTTTGTTACCCCGCCCCCTGGTGGCAATTCTGCCAAATGACAGTATTgggattttgaaattttctttattcagGGTTCTTAACTTTTTTCACAAATGAGCCCCATTAGCAGTCTGGTGAAACCTACAGACCGCCATCAGAAAAATGCTttcattgagaaaaataaaacatacaggaTTTCCAAGGGTATAAACTGCAGTAAAATACtattaaactataaaaattaaattttgatataaacatttatctatttattaacttatttaacacCAGGTCTAACAActactgaaattttttttcttttttttttctttactactgAAATTTTGTACTGATAGTAAACAATGTATTGAGATATTCACAATGACTATAATAGGATGAAATTATCTGTGATTTCTATTGCTGACAAAGTCACAGTGCTGTTAATACTCCTGCAGTTTGTTGTCTGTATTTATAGTGAATGAGAATGCTAAATCTCAGCTAAAGGTTTGTGAAAATGAAgtgcaattttttttccccacacaagTTTATGGACCCCAGGTTACAAACCGTGGCTGTGTAACAAAACACCGCAATTGAATTTCCACCTTCTCATCTGGTGATTATGGGGAGAtctctggctggtgggaagcaagGTCCCGGGGAGGCAGGGTCTGTTGGGGGCTGGACAGCCTAACAGCCCAGGTAGGGCAAGGAGATGTTTAACATAGTGGCCAGGGAACAGGATTGGCCCAGATTTCCCCAACTTTCCAAAGCAAGATTGGCCTGAACCCTCCAAAGCCACCAGCCTGGCAGGTGGTCCTGAAGCTGCATGCCCTCTCAGGTCACCCTCATTACCTCCTCTATGACGTCTAACCGGCCATGGACAGCCACGTGTCTGTCACACCCTGCAGTCCGAGCTGGGTCTCCTCGGGAGGGGATGAAGGGTTCAGCAGCTGTAGGAAAACAAGTCTTGTCACTGTGGGGTCCTCGGTTTCCCTGTAACATTAGAGACTCCTGCAAACATGGGGCTCAAGGGAGGTGGGTCCTAAAAACAGTccaaagagaagcagaggaaggCTCAGTGTGGATCAGGGTGTGAGTGTAGGGTTGCCTCACTCACTTGGCCATGGTCTCCTACAGACCCAAGTAGGCTTCCTTAAGGAGGTGCTgcctgaactgggtaagaaaaggaagggaggaaaggtttCAGCCAGAAGGAACGGCATGTGCAAAGATAGGAATGAAATAGCATGGCTCAGTGCACAAACCCTCAGGAAGCCTGAAGTGGCTGGAAAGTACAGGGTGGGTGGGAGTTGAGACTGGAGAGGTGGATCGTGGAAACAAGGCCGGGCCCTAATAAACCAATCACAATGCTTGTTTTGGGGTTTATTTAAACAGGAGAGTCATGCAGtcatatgtgaatttttaaaatacagagaatGGATTGGAGAGATTCGTTTTTGAAGGCAGGAAGTTACTGCAGTAATCAGCGTAAGAAGTGATGAAAGGAGGCAGTAACcgtaggaagagaggaagaaaatgcaTGGAGATATTGTAGTAATAGTAATTGACATTGGTGACCAGTTAGTAACATCTGACACAAGTGAGTGCTAAACAAATGTGTTAACTCAGTCAACCTCTACAGCCAATTATTAGCCCCAATTTACACATAAggaaattgatgcacagaaaggTGAAATGATACGTCTaacgtcacacagctagtaagcggAATATCTGAGGTTCAGTTTGTTCAACATCATTTTCCTCCCCAACGTTGGCTCCTCCTTCGTTCCTTACACCACCAACCTTCACATCAGAAGTTTAGAGCCCGGGCTTTGAGCTCAAGTTGCAGTATTGGTGGCTCTGAGATAACCTGCAGGGCGTCTGAGTTGGCCGAGTCCTTGGAGAACATGGGCACACAGAAAGGAG is a window encoding:
- the PLAC9 gene encoding placenta-specific protein 9 isoform X1 — translated: MRPLLCALAGLALLRASGAFTAAEPFIPSRGDPARTAGCDRHVAVHGRLDVIEETVEKTVEHLEAEVKGLLAQLEELAWNLPPGPFSLIPDLAEETIASQHQSKSHPTADSDTTALL
- the PLAC9 gene encoding placenta-specific protein 9 isoform X2; translated protein: MRPLLCALAGLALLRASGAFTAAEPFIPSRGDPARTAGCDRHVAVHGRLDVIEETVEKTVEHLEAEVKGLLAQLEELAWNLPPGPFSLIPDLAEETVSSSDRLSAPEQEPPNS